From a single Miscanthus floridulus cultivar M001 chromosome 8, ASM1932011v1, whole genome shotgun sequence genomic region:
- the LOC136471897 gene encoding uncharacterized protein: MACLAISLQPVNGPDILLQTRSWFPVSRALATVSAFRLARLHLARGKQQSSSSSASSASLDAIGDDPLAAASGQLVVGVESQYRVVYRLVNSIYVLGVTTAGSDHAAPAVNAFAVADAVNQAVSVVVAACRGVDVTPEKVHRKYPEVYLALDLVLHGVGSVRLSQILATIHGDNLARMVNSSPDAEARARGADPWPAVEHLAQDRHVAREGFSGASFELPQETLAAGDEFSSNIAPATTVATGDEPPPEEAAPVEKDPFAASDLINNKPEEALVGGFKKNKETALVVADPAAALAGLEVTTLPPAEATKPTFIGVEGFEGDYGGIEFGNDEASLAEAFEGLNAPFGGGLDASEFVTTTKKDHKDRTITGLELLVTSGKPPNAAAGTPLENLLVTKRTEMTAPELFIAEEINAEFKESILVRVGLKGTIFLRTLPLNKAAGKETEFSFRLEGTSGMKRAALQSNVLSNLQNGLFHVRTVSKEEPIPLMKYSFLPKHSPLPLRMRLVKRHSGTLLSVMIQYASNPMLPQPLSNVTFIVKLPVDPTLLNVSPKAVLNRAERELRWHISEIPLKGPAGRLRARMPVDQDSKDGELEVVGMVKFAYQGPFTLSGIKLRPATDGIAQFNEVGHTFSSGIYLCI; encoded by the coding sequence ATGGCGTGCCTCGCGATCTCCCTGCAGCCGGTGAACGGCCCGGACATCCTACTGCAAACGCGGTCCTGGTTCCCCGTCTCCCGCGCCCTCGCCACCGTCTCCGCCTTTCGCCTCGCGCGCCTCCACCTCGCACGCGGCAAGCAGCagtcctcctcatcctccgccTCCTCGGCCTCGCTCGACGCCATCGGCGACGACCCGCTCGCCGCCGCGTCGGGGCAGCTCGTTGTCGGCGTCGAGTCACAGTACCGCGTGGTGTACCGCCTCGTCAACTCCATCTACGTGCTGGGGGTCACCACCGCAGGCTCCGACCATGCCGCCCCCGCTGTCAACGCCTTCGCCGTCGCCGACGCCGTCAACCAGGCCGTCTCCGTCGTCGTCGCAGCCTGCCGTGGCGTCGACGTCACCCCCGAGAAGGTGCACCGCAAGTACCCCGAGGTCTATCTCGCTCTCGACCTCGTCCTCCACGGCGTTGGCTCCGTCCGCCTCTCCCAGATCCTCGCCACCATCCATGGCGACAACCTCGCGCGCATGGTCAACTCCTCCCCCGACGCCGAAGCCCGGGCCCGCGGCGCGGATCCCTGGCCCGCCGTCGAGCACCTCGCGCAGGACCGCCACGTTGCGAGGGAGGGCTTCTCGGGCGCCTCTTTCGAGCTTCCCCAGGAGACGCTGGCGGCTGGCGACGAATTCTCGTCTAACATCGCCCCTGCAACCACTGTTGCTACTGGGGACGAGCCACCACCTGAGGAGGCAGCACCTGTGGAGAAGGATCCCTTCGCAGCCAGTGACCTGATTAACAACAAGCCGGAGGAGGCATTGGTGGGTGGATTCAAGAAGAACAAGGAGACTGCCCTTGTGGTTGCTGATCCTGCAGCTGCGCTAGCTGGATTGGAGGTCACGACTTTACCACCAGCTGAGGCGACTAAGCCGACATTTATTGGAGTTGAAGGGTTTGAGGGTGATTATGGTGGCATTGAGTTTGGCAATGATGAGGCTTCACTTGCTGAGGCGTTTGAAGGGCTCAATGCGCCATTTGGTGGTGGGCTGGATGCTTCTGAGTTTGTTACAACAACAAAGAAGGATCACAAGGACAGGACCATCACTGGTCTTGAGCTGCTAGTAACAAGTGGGAAGCCACCAAATGCAGCTGCTGGTACTCCATTGGAAAATCTGTTGGTGACCAAGCGCACAGAAATGACTGCTCCTGAGTTATTTATTGCTGAGGAGATCAATGCAGAATTCAAGGAGTCTATTCTTGTGCGTGTTGGCTTGAAGGGTACAATCTTCCTGCGGACCTTGCCACTGAATAAGGCAGCGGGCAAGGAGACTGAGTTCTCATTTCGTCTTGAGGGCACATCAGGAATGAAGAGGGCTGCATTGCAGAGTAATGTGTTGAGTAACCTACAGAATGGATTGTTCCATGTCAGGACTGTGTCGAAAGAGGAGCCCATTCCCCTCATGAAGTACAGCTTCCTGCCGAAGCACTCGCCTCTCCCTTTGAGGATGCGCCTAGTGAAGCGCCACAGTGGGACGTTACTCTCAGTGATGATACAGTACGCATCCAATCCAATGCTACCCCAGCCTCTGAGCAATGTTACATTCATTGTTAAGCTTCCTGTGGATCCCACTCTGCTCAATGTTTCACCCAAGGCTGTGCTAAACCGGGCAGAGAGGGAGCTTAGATGGCATATTTCAGAAATTCCCCTGAAAGGTCCAGCCGGAAGGCTCAGGGCACGGATGCCTGTTGACCAAGACTCCAAAGATGGTGAGCTAGAGGTTGTTGGGATGGTGAAGTTTGCTTACCAAGGTCCATTCACATTGTCTGGCATTAAACTACGCCCAGCCACTGATGGAATTGCCCAATTTAATGAAGTTGGCCATACCTTCTCCAGTGGGATTTACCTGTGCATCTGA